One window of Halichondria panicea chromosome 7, odHalPani1.1, whole genome shotgun sequence genomic DNA carries:
- the LOC135338100 gene encoding nephrocystin-1-like isoform X2, which produces MSGWPADSRSAGSKLSQLVSTHQRKQLEDLSLREEPVDTEEGGAYSDDEELEDEDEEYLLRNATPYEDSCSSESSTRVLCEVQALSDFVAIEDKDLGFKDREILVIMETSFVDGWLLAQNALGERGYIPSNYVQRLPFSDKTARAASPAGGTSIAPKNSRDLWAKLKATVTQTSLADVLNALGAIPSGFRDSTLSKLLSSSRNYLCSTSATPKLSVTGMAFKDLHWDFVQDQLQPKATKVSREFSVLAAKSIPLPGKGVKVLSRHVRVAVFNKNDVLSNIHTVRAVWLPTEERSWKFSPRAQSSTDSLLHPVGVVRMNSEDTNIELLFELGVTFQREKTGEVGEISCGWSSLPLYEATGNPTPNKTYELKVHGGTPFESDVELDPARNIKSSGGFIPAILRTNQTPRLYVRLLNVPRARKAVYDLIPPRIVTSALYAQLLGFFRHLVGVAFLRGRHGLPLESCITKPSLNVFLWAIDQPDVIDATLALFSERMRLAKRADKTNLKYKTEQLECVLLQKIYPLLSLNKFPKQIWADDSQEKERMRFIEEISKKAHLAALVSAECVQNSVDISEQFFIIPYP; this is translated from the exons ATGTCTGGTTGGCCTGCTGACAGTAGAAGTGCTGGCTCAAAGCTCTCCCAGTTGGTCTCCACTCACCAAAGAAAGCAGTTGGAAGATCTCAGCCTGAG GGAGGAGCCAGTAGATACTGAAGAGGGTGGTGCCTATAGTGACGATGAGGAGTTAGAGGACGAGGACGAAGAATACCT GCTAAGAAATGCTACACCGTATGAGGACAGCTGCAGTAGTGAGAGTAGTACCAGAGTGCTGTGCGAGGTGCAGGCACTTAGTGACTTTGTGGCCATTGAGGATAAAGACCTTGGCTTCAAGGACAGGGAGATACTCGTCATCATGGAAACAAG CTTTGTGGATGGATGGCTTCTGGCTCAAAATGCACTGGGAGAGAGGGGCTACATTCCCAGCAACTATGTCCAG AGGTTGCCATTTTCTGATAAAACGGCCAGAGCAGCATCACCTGCAG GTGGGACTTCAATCGCCCCTAAAAATAGCCGAGATCTTTGGGCCAAACTGAAGGCCACCGTCACACAGACCAGTCTGGCTGATGTCCTGAATGCCCTGGGGGCTATACCGTCTGGCTTCAGGGACTCCACCCTCTCCAAACTATTGAGCAGCTCTC GCAACTATCTCTGCTCCACATCTGCTACTCCTAAATTGTCAGTCACTGGAATGGCCTTCAAAGATTTGCACTGGGACTTTGTGCAGGATCAG CTTCAACCGAAGGCTACTAAAGTGAGTCGGGAGTTTTCAGTGCTGGCCGCCAAGAGCATCCCCCTCCCTGGTAAAGGGGTCAAAGTCCTCTCACGACATGTACGAGTGGCTGTCTTCAACAAGAATGAT gttCTGAGCAACATTCACACGGTGAGGGCGGTCTGGCTACCCACAGAGGAGAGGAGCTGGAAGTTCTCCCCAAGGGCTCAGAGCTCCACAGACAGCTTGCTGCATCCTGTAGGTGTGGTCAGAATGAACTCGGAGGATACTAATATTG AGCTTTTATTTGAGCTTGGAGTGACTTTCCAAAGAGAG AAAACTGGGGAGGTGGGCGAGATCAGTTGTGGCTGGAGCTCATTACCTTTATACGAGGCAACTGGAAATCCAACACCCAACAA AACGTACGAACTGAAGGTTCACGGTGGGACCCCCTTTGAGAGTGATGTGGAATTAGACCCAGCTAGGAATATCAAGTCCTCTGGAGGGTTTATTCCTGCGATACTACGCACCAATCAGACGCCTCGCTTGTACGTCCGTCTCTTGAACGTCCCCCGAGCAAGAAAGGCAGTCTATGATCTCATCCCTCCGAGAATCGTCACCAGTGCCCTGTATGCACAGCTACTGGGTTTTTTCAGGCACCTTGTGGGAGTAGCCTTCTTAAGAGGCAGACATGGGCTACCGTTAGAGT CCTGCATAACGAAGCCTTCTCTgaatgtgttcctgtgggccATCGACCAACCTGATGTTATTGACGCTACTCTG GCACTCTTCAGTGAAAGAATGAGACTAGCTAAAAGAGCTGATAAG ACTAATTTGAAGTATAAGACAGAGCAACTTGAATGTGTTCTACTGCAGAAGATTTATCCTCTTCTCTCTCTCAACAAATTTCCAAAACAGATATGGGCGGATGATAGCCAGGAAAAG GAAAGGATGCGTTTTATTGAAGAGATTTCCAAAAAGGCTCATCTGGCTGCCCTTGTTTCGGCAGAGTGTGTGCAGAATTCTGTAGATATAAGTGAACAATTTTTCATTATACCATATCCCTAA
- the LOC135338100 gene encoding nephrocystin-1-like isoform X1, translating to MSGWPADSRSAGSKLSQLVSTHQRKQLEDLSLREEPVDTEEGGAYSDDEELEDEDEEYLLRNATPYEDSCSSESSTRVLCEVQALSDFVAIEDKDLGFKDREILVIMETSFVDGWLLAQNALGERGYIPSNYVQRLPFSDKTARAASPAVGGTSIAPKNSRDLWAKLKATVTQTSLADVLNALGAIPSGFRDSTLSKLLSSSRNYLCSTSATPKLSVTGMAFKDLHWDFVQDQLQPKATKVSREFSVLAAKSIPLPGKGVKVLSRHVRVAVFNKNDVLSNIHTVRAVWLPTEERSWKFSPRAQSSTDSLLHPVGVVRMNSEDTNIELLFELGVTFQREKTGEVGEISCGWSSLPLYEATGNPTPNKTYELKVHGGTPFESDVELDPARNIKSSGGFIPAILRTNQTPRLYVRLLNVPRARKAVYDLIPPRIVTSALYAQLLGFFRHLVGVAFLRGRHGLPLESCITKPSLNVFLWAIDQPDVIDATLALFSERMRLAKRADKTNLKYKTEQLECVLLQKIYPLLSLNKFPKQIWADDSQEKERMRFIEEISKKAHLAALVSAECVQNSVDISEQFFIIPYP from the exons ATGTCTGGTTGGCCTGCTGACAGTAGAAGTGCTGGCTCAAAGCTCTCCCAGTTGGTCTCCACTCACCAAAGAAAGCAGTTGGAAGATCTCAGCCTGAG GGAGGAGCCAGTAGATACTGAAGAGGGTGGTGCCTATAGTGACGATGAGGAGTTAGAGGACGAGGACGAAGAATACCT GCTAAGAAATGCTACACCGTATGAGGACAGCTGCAGTAGTGAGAGTAGTACCAGAGTGCTGTGCGAGGTGCAGGCACTTAGTGACTTTGTGGCCATTGAGGATAAAGACCTTGGCTTCAAGGACAGGGAGATACTCGTCATCATGGAAACAAG CTTTGTGGATGGATGGCTTCTGGCTCAAAATGCACTGGGAGAGAGGGGCTACATTCCCAGCAACTATGTCCAG AGGTTGCCATTTTCTGATAAAACGGCCAGAGCAGCATCACCTGCAG TAGGTGGGACTTCAATCGCCCCTAAAAATAGCCGAGATCTTTGGGCCAAACTGAAGGCCACCGTCACACAGACCAGTCTGGCTGATGTCCTGAATGCCCTGGGGGCTATACCGTCTGGCTTCAGGGACTCCACCCTCTCCAAACTATTGAGCAGCTCTC GCAACTATCTCTGCTCCACATCTGCTACTCCTAAATTGTCAGTCACTGGAATGGCCTTCAAAGATTTGCACTGGGACTTTGTGCAGGATCAG CTTCAACCGAAGGCTACTAAAGTGAGTCGGGAGTTTTCAGTGCTGGCCGCCAAGAGCATCCCCCTCCCTGGTAAAGGGGTCAAAGTCCTCTCACGACATGTACGAGTGGCTGTCTTCAACAAGAATGAT gttCTGAGCAACATTCACACGGTGAGGGCGGTCTGGCTACCCACAGAGGAGAGGAGCTGGAAGTTCTCCCCAAGGGCTCAGAGCTCCACAGACAGCTTGCTGCATCCTGTAGGTGTGGTCAGAATGAACTCGGAGGATACTAATATTG AGCTTTTATTTGAGCTTGGAGTGACTTTCCAAAGAGAG AAAACTGGGGAGGTGGGCGAGATCAGTTGTGGCTGGAGCTCATTACCTTTATACGAGGCAACTGGAAATCCAACACCCAACAA AACGTACGAACTGAAGGTTCACGGTGGGACCCCCTTTGAGAGTGATGTGGAATTAGACCCAGCTAGGAATATCAAGTCCTCTGGAGGGTTTATTCCTGCGATACTACGCACCAATCAGACGCCTCGCTTGTACGTCCGTCTCTTGAACGTCCCCCGAGCAAGAAAGGCAGTCTATGATCTCATCCCTCCGAGAATCGTCACCAGTGCCCTGTATGCACAGCTACTGGGTTTTTTCAGGCACCTTGTGGGAGTAGCCTTCTTAAGAGGCAGACATGGGCTACCGTTAGAGT CCTGCATAACGAAGCCTTCTCTgaatgtgttcctgtgggccATCGACCAACCTGATGTTATTGACGCTACTCTG GCACTCTTCAGTGAAAGAATGAGACTAGCTAAAAGAGCTGATAAG ACTAATTTGAAGTATAAGACAGAGCAACTTGAATGTGTTCTACTGCAGAAGATTTATCCTCTTCTCTCTCTCAACAAATTTCCAAAACAGATATGGGCGGATGATAGCCAGGAAAAG GAAAGGATGCGTTTTATTGAAGAGATTTCCAAAAAGGCTCATCTGGCTGCCCTTGTTTCGGCAGAGTGTGTGCAGAATTCTGTAGATATAAGTGAACAATTTTTCATTATACCATATCCCTAA